One window of the Diospyros lotus cultivar Yz01 chromosome 12, ASM1463336v1, whole genome shotgun sequence genome contains the following:
- the LOC127787502 gene encoding uncharacterized protein LOC127787502, whose amino-acid sequence MLYVAPGTGELYYLRTLLNIVYDTTTYDDIKTINGVVYSSFRDACYALGLLNDDKEYIDGIVEASQWGTTHSLRNLFATLLTLDSLSRPEYVWSKCWQYLSDDILYRHRSVLGHADLQLIDNEIQSYALLEIENILQGKGKSLREFDGMPFLDDVDELVFGNRLIYDELSYDRKKLTEDHKNYVNQLTDEQRYAYDRIMHVVDGNEGGVFFLNGFGGIGKTFIWKTLSAGIRSKGNIVLNVASSGIASLLLLGGRTTHSRFSIPLNPIEDSTCNIRQGSPLAELIAKTKLIIWDEALMMHRYCFEALDKTMRDVLRFAINGSNDKPFGGKTIVFDGDFRQILPLTKNMRLQSSGNCHDVHELKDFSDWLCNIGDGKIGRENDGKMIFDIPRDVLVGASDDTIQSIVESTCPSFLENVCDASYMQRRAILAPTLDDVQDINDFMISKNPCEERIYLSSDTMCHTERVFGLFAKIHSTKFLNGIRCSGVPNHELKLNIGVPVMLMRNIDHALRLCNGTRLVITKLGCHALEAKMLSGGNAGDKPPSTPSSPFATITTASSPPLALMFAVIAAGAEASFAVHLRRHQRL is encoded by the exons ATGCTCTATGTTGCACCTGGTACCGGAGAACTCTATTACTTGAGAACTTTGTTGAATATTGTTTATGACACTACAACATATGATGATATCAAGACTATCAATGGTGTGGTATATAGTTCATTCAGGGATGCATGTTATGCTTTGGGATTATTAAATGATGACAAAGAGTATATAGATGGCATAGTGGAAGCAAGTCAGTGGGGGACAACACATTCTCTTAGAAACCTTTTCGCAACATTGTTGACATTAGATTCGTTGTCTCGACCTGAGTATGTTTGGAGTAAGTGTTGGCAGTACTTGTCAGACGACATACTCTATAGGCATCGTAGTGTCCTGGGTCATGCag ATCTTCAGTTGATAGATAATGAAATTCAAAGTTATGCTTTGttggaaattgaaaatatattacaAGGAAAGGGTAAGAGTCTCCGTGAGTTTGATGGAATGCCATTTCTTGACGATGTTGATGAATTGGTGTTTGGAAATAGGCTTATATATGATGAGCTATCATACGATAGGAAAAAATTAACAGAAGATCATAAAAATTATGTCAACCAGTTGACTGATGAGCAGAGATATGCTTATGACAGAATAATGCATGTTGTGGATGGTAATGAAGGAGGTGTGTTCTTTTTAAACGGTTTTGGAGGAATTGGGAAGACCTTTATATGGAAAACACTCTCTGCTGGAATTCGATCGAAAGGAAATATTGTGTTGAATGTTGCATCAAGTGGTATTGCGTCACTTTTATTACTAGGGGGTCGTACAACTCATTCTAGATTTTCCATTCCCCTAAACCCCATTGAAGACTCCACGTGTAATATTAGACAGGGGAGTCCACTAGCAGAATTGATAGCAAAAACGAAGCTAATAATCTGGGACGAGGCTCTTATGATGCACAGATATTGCTTTGAAGCCTTGGACAAAACCATGAGAGATGTGTTAAGGTTTGCCATTAATGGTAGCAATGATAAACcttttggaggaaaaacaaTTGTGTTCGATGGTGATTTTCGTCAGATTTTGCCT TTGACAAAAAACATGAGACTTCAGAGTTCTGGCAACTGTCATGATGTGCACGAACTAAAAGATTTCTCTGACTGGCTTTGCAATATTGGAGATGGGAAAATTGGTCgggaaaatgatggaaaaatgaTCTTCGATATTCCACGTGATGTTTTGGTTGGTGCATCGGATGATACAATTCAGTCTATAGTTGAGAGTACATGCCCGTCTTTTTTAGAAAATGTTTGTGATGCATCCTATATGCAAAGAAGAGCCATTCTAGCACCCACACTCGATGATGTCCAAGATATAAATGATTTCATGATTTCCAAAAATCCGTGTGAAGAGAGGATATATCTTAGCTCAGACACAATGTGCCACACTGAAAGAGTATTTGGTTTATTTGCAAAAATTCATTCAACCAAATTTTTAAATGGAATAAGATGTTCCGGGGTGCCTAATCATGAATTGAAGCTTAACATTGGTGTCCCTGTTATGCTTATGAGAAATATTGATCATGCTTTAAGACTTTGCAATGGTACAAGATTGGTCATCACGAAACTTGGATGCCATGCTTTAGAGGCAAAGATGTTGTCAGGTGGTAATGCAGGTGACAAG